CAGCATGGATACATAAACACCATTATAactctttaaaacaataatgtcAAGTCAGGTAGTGAACTGATTTAAAATTGCACTCAGTGAAGCGGGATGACccgtcaaaataaaataaagtcttCAGACTCTTTTTATCTCTTCATTTGACCTTGCCACGTGTCTTCAACTGAGAAAGCACTTTGTCGACCTGCaacagagcaaaacaaagaaCGTGTGCAGTATTCTCAATATTGTAGTTCAGTGTAATGGCGATTAAAAAGTGCTCATAAATTAGATTTatacataaaaatgtttaacatttgtaCTGTGTACAGGGAGGCTGGAGGATGccaccaaaataaaaacttgatttttttcatgtgtcaATTATTACATCATTCATGGATAGGAACAACTTTGACTACAAAATTGaatcaaaatattaataataaaaagctgctaatttaaaaatgatgtcGCAGCATGTATTAAAGTCCTTAAGATTTATGTCCTGGATGATTTAGTATTTCTTTTTAGTAATCTAGAGTCATTTTGTTGATACACATGCTTCAAGTTTTAAGAATAGTGTGCATAGTTcaattttgtgtgtttacaatgaagaaaaacttcaattttatttttgtttctggaAATGTCGCAACAGACACCTTATTTGTTATACTGGTAACACTATGTGTTAgatattgcatttaaaaagtaaattcaaaagtttaaatatattcacaatTTAAAGCCAACAAAGCAGTTTTCGTGCTTTTACTTAAGATATCACTCACTGTGATGAACCAGTGAGTCTGGGGTCCGTATCGTAGCTGCGACTTGATGGTCATCTCACTGGCTGGAGCCAGAGCGTGGAGATGGAGGTGGGGAACAGATGAGAATGGAGGAATATGAAACCCCATCCTGCACAGAGTCAATGTGGGTTTGAACAGATcgtgaaaaacaaatgaaatcatttaaaactaaattattcctgtgaaggggaaaaaacacagaacatcaTATCGAAAGTTGACCACAAGTCACAACTCTTCTGATGTCATCTCAGGAGATAGGTTTACCTGACGTCATCCATGTTGCTGACTTTATTCTTCTTCAGTACACTCCATCCCATTTCTACCATCCGCTCCACTATCAACAAACAAATCACATCATTATGGTCCCATCAAACAGCTTACAAATAGAGTACATAgtatattttctgtgtaaaattATCACTCATCTTATTCATGTCTATAAAGGGACAGTATCTCAGGTATTCCAATAAGCATTAAATGACATGGAGCAAAAATAATAGAATTATAAGTAAATAGTACCATCCACAGTTTAAGTATGAATAAAGTTGATATATGTTTAAAGAGGAAAACAGGTTATTCCTGTTCCACTGGGCAATTTTACTGAAATCagaaaggattattttatatgCCACTGGGACGTAATAAAGCCCAGTATGACCTCTTCAATGAATGGCTTTATGTTTCCATTATCACACCAAAAATAAGGACACATTCAAGCTTCGTTTacaggtacagtaccagtcaaaagtttgaacacaccttctcattcaatggtttttctatatttttatttttatttttttctacattgtagattaatattgaagacatccaaactatgaaggaacacatatggaattatgtggtaaacaaacaaatgctcaacaaaccagaatatgttttatattgcaTATTTTCTTTAACTCTCACCTTCCCCTTCATGGCTTTTTTAACGAGACCCCCCTCAGTTAATTTCCTGAGGCATTAAGCGTCTAATTAACACTTCAGCCGCAAATACTGTGCTGCGGTCATACTCAACAGTTAATAAAAATGCAAGCTTAACGGTCACGGTACTTAAAAGAAAGAGGAATCACAATAATATCACTGAATATGATGGGATGCATTGAAGATTTGAAAGATTAATAACAGGATGCCTACTAACagtaatgtacagtaccagtcaaaagtttggacacaccttctcattcaatggtttttctttatttttatttttatttttttctacattgtagattaatattgaagacatccaaactatgaaggaacacatatggaattaggtggtaaacaaacaaatgttttatattttacattcttcaaagtagttgaatgagaaggtgtgtccacacttttgaatgGTACTATATTATAAATGTCGACAacatgaaataatatatttcatgttgtctacagtgtgaataaataaaataaataaaataaataagcataaaatagtatatgaaaataagataagatagtaaaaccaataataaaaaagaaataaaataaacatatacatatgaGATAAGCAATATATAataccagaatatgttttatattttagattcttcaaagtagttgaatgagaaggtgtgtccaaacttttgaatggTACTGTAAGTGTGAACAAGTTAATAAAGCTCACTTGGGTGCAGAgactttaaattaaactaacATCAGAATTTAAGGGTTATTTCTACAGTTTCCTGCTTTGACTCAACTCTCCTGTCACGTTCAAACAATTGGACTTCTCAGTCTTTTCCCCTGCAATGAATGAAAGGCTTCTGACTCATCTGTGTCTATTGAACTACTAAGGTTAAGTCACCCAGAGGTATGTGGTCTTCCTGAAGACATTTGCAGTTGTCGATGTGCGTCCTGGGAACAACAAGGTAATGATGTGCGGCTCCAGGCTGTATGTCACGAAAACAAAGCAGCTCATCATCCTGtatggagagagacacagaggaagagtCAATGTTTACAGATGTTGAACTTCATTCATAAAGAAGAGTATGTATACTGACGCTCAGCTGGACGTCCGTGTCAGTCTGGTTGTCTGCTATTTGGCAGAAAGGACAGTCTTCTCTCCCAGAGGCGTCCTGAGTCCCCATTTGTGTTTAGATATGTGTCTTAATCTAAAAGCTCAGTTTGGTTGAGTCTGAATACCGATAAAGTCTGGGCGTGTCTGCGGTCAGGACACCCAGCCGCTGACAGAGCTAATCGAGTCGGAATTTACGGGGTTCCCGTGAATGCAGCATTGAACCGTGGTGACCTGTTCAATGCTGCATTCACGGGAACCCCGTAAATTCCCATGTCATATTACTAAACTCCTTAGAGCCGAGATTACAAGATTGATACCACGTTAATATCTAGTCAGGAGTAGGTTAGGTAAATTCAGCACAAAGAGTAGaaatacagcttttaaaaaaaggtgcatTATATATTTTCGATCGTTTGTTTGACCATGCAAAGTGTCGTTTTTTCCTATTGTTTTGAATACTTCTTTAGCAAGACACAGTCACTTCCTGGAATAGCTTCTGGTTGCTTGGTTGCTAGAGACATCAGCAGAGTTGTGACTTGTGGTCAAAAAACAAATAGACCCCCTAAAAAAACTGCAACACGTGGTTTTCTCACTGTGTTCAAGTTATTGTGTTAATTAGTGGGCTTTAGAggaacttttcctttaaactcACCTTAAACGATGCAACTAATGACAGTGAATTAAGAGACTTATTTTTGCTccaaaataactattttttatttataagcaATATGCACCACTGAGGAATGATACGAACAGACATTATTAGGGCATTAAACACATGGTTGTTATAAACTCTTGATGCCTGGGGCCCTGTGTCACtatctttattatttcagtttataGATGTGTGTACATGGTTCatataaagaaatgtgtttaacCAAATCATCACTAAGTCAGTGATGCACAAAAAACATGGAGGCAGGTTATATTCCACTGCAGGTTTTTATTCCGGGGGTAATATTGTAACATGACTGTggctttttggtttgtttcagtGGAAAATGTGTTCGAGTATTTTCCAAGATGTCTTTTGTAGCAATAAACAGAAACTTTCTTCAATCCCAAAAGCACACTGTATGCACACGAGTAACCAAAATTCTgcacaaaaataatttataactTATAAGAAATATCACAACAAACCCATATAAGCAGAAACATGGAGTTCAATGGAGTCAATCCAGTGTTTTCATATATCACTGACCATAAAAGTGCAATTCATTTGACAATTCATACACACAAAGCCAACAACAgcctggagccgatcccagctgtcaatgggcgaaggcagggtacaccctggacaggtcatcAGTCTATCGCAGGGCCACTGTAGTGTCtcataatgaaaaacacaaataatcttTGACTGGTAGAGAATAACCCTTTAGACTCTTCCTCAGACATTTTTCctgcaaatagaaaaacatgaatttggATGGGGCAACTTAAGGTCAATAAATGGTCCAGATCACAGAAGAAAGTCACTACATGTGTTTCAGTAACTACATTTACATctgttgttttgatatttgtttgaTCACAGTAGTTTATGAAAGCAACACAAGAAAAAGTAGTATAAGTGCAACTTTCTAGATCACCGTATTAAACAGTAACTGCACAGCCATTTCATGGATAACATTGCAATGACGGAAATATTatcagagaataaataaaatggggAGCAAGGAAAGTGGAAATTGTAGTCCTCGACACTCACAGTAACAAACCTGTCGGACGCTGGAATGAACTTATACTCCAAGATCTTGTAGATTTTGCTGGCGGGGGCGAGCAcatggaggtggaggtgtttAACTGAAGTGTAGGGAGGTTGGTGGAACCCCATCCTGTGGCGCAAAACACGTCAATGTAACGATCCGCACACTGACAAGCAAGTCAAAGTGCAGCTTTAGAAATTTGAACAGCTGAATCAAACACCTCAGCAAATAACAACCTTTGCTACAACTATATAGTTAGTTTTGAGAATAAAGGTGAATcatacatttcaaacaattacattttttccattacttatcccaaaacattttgaaatacacTTTCCACTTGCTGATGAAGGTCTTGTCGAACTATGCCtttaaacatgttcatttaagctcacacacacacacacacacacactacctgtCGTCATCTACCTTATGTCCTTCATATTAGTGATCCCTTGGTCGTGTAGAACAGCTTTCCCCATTTCAGCCATCCTTTCAACTGTTGGATACAAGAATCtgtattagttatttatttttcaaagatcTGACTAGATAAAACTATAAAAGAGGTATAGCTTAGATATCACCATATAAAACTGAAGcagatgaggaagaaaaaatgaataggGGTGCtattgtacatgtgtgtattagTACATGTTGAAGTAGCAGTAGCATTGTTGCAGAAGTAGTTTCAGCAGCAGTGATAGATATAGTTCAAGTAGAATCCTACTGTAAGGAGTAATAAAAGTAGTTGGAGTATAATCAGCAGTAGTTTTAGCAGCTCAGAATAATTGGTGGTATTTGCAGTACTTATACTAGATTGCAGTGATCTGCTGTAACTGACCGAGGTCAACGTGTCTCCTTTGCAGTGAGAAGCAGCTGCTTATGTGCTCTTTGGAAACAACCAGGTAATgatgaggagcagcagggaCAATGTCTCTGAAACACACCAGCTCCTCGTTCTGTTGGAGGGGATGGAGATATAGAGAGGAAACACATGTGTTAACATACAGGCTAGTGAATGCAGTATTGTTGAAATGTGTGTATTCCATCTGTAACCGTTGTGTGCACAAAGTAGGAACTATAAGGTATAAGGTCACTTGTTTGCTTAAAGGCACTTCTTCTTTCGCTGTGTGGGAACGAAGTTGCCACAGGTTGAGAGAGTTTAGCCCACCTGGTTtcattctaataataataataataataataatagtaatgcaGTTGGCTTCTCTTACAGTCTGACAAAATATATTACCCCCTCTATGATGCAGTCTCTGCTCTACCAtcaagtattttatttgtattaatttcctGCCTGATCATATTTTTTGTCACAAAACGTATCCCCTGCCCTTTCTATGACCGTCTGTGCCCtacaactaaatatatatattttttgtgtgtacttAAGACTTGAACAACTTTTTAACCACTACAACCTAAAGCAGAAACCCAACACGTCTGAGATGCAGGGGGCTATTACTCAAGATAGGAAGTGTGACTGAAAGCTCCAGTAAAgtcaaaaatatgtaataaaagttTTTGTCAAACTAAAATGATGCTCCTACTTTGTTGTACTTTTAATGTGTTATAGTTGAGTGGTTTCTAATAAGGAACACGAGATCTTACGTTTAATCAAAGCTTATTTAACTCAAATACATACAAAAGTGTAATATCATACCTGCAAAAGTGAGATTATACAGTCTATAATAAGCTTTACCTGCAgttctgcatgttttttctttctaaggGTCTTACCTTTTTGATTACTTCCGTCATTTGGTCTTGCTCGTTGGCTATGGaacagaaaatacaactttCTACAGTTTCAGTTCTTGATTTTGAGTTGAGTTCAGCCATATCTCTTATTTCCTCCTCGACTCGATGCTCTTTATACGCTGTAAACGTGCCGAAGATCGTCTATGTTTGCGAAGATCGATAACCGATTTTAGTTTCTCTAAGTGTTCTCTAGGACtgtatacaaaaacacaaccttttACTGGCTTTCCTAACAGAagtaaacaatatttaaaaaggtaTCATACAGGACAAAATGTAATCCAATTAATTACATCTTAATAAATGTCAAACTTCTTGTTTGTGATCTTAACTGTTAAGGTAAGTAGTCATAAGCATGTATACTGAACTGTAGGATGACAACAGCTTGCTttgcaaatattaaaacattaaaaatgaagcaGAAATGGCTGAAAGGGTCAGCTCACGTACAGTTCTCTCGTTCTCCTTGCAGTTTAAATTATGTAGCgatattttgagaaaaactCAGTAATTGGTTTTTTTGTGACTTAACTGTACATATGTGGTACAGTGTCACAAAGTTTAGATATTTACTATAAAGATACATAAATGTACGATTGGCATGTGGATAACTTATAGTCAGTCAAAAATACAATTAGATTCAATGTGGACTTACATTTAAGGTCTAACAAATTAAACTGCAGTGCCTGAAAACAGAGGTGGAGTGAAACCTCTTCACTGCAggttttcaatttcattatttcttttcTGGGAATCTAACCTGACTTGATTACAGTAAATAACAAGattaacaacaaaaagacaGCATTGGGTCACTggtattatataataaaaatctattttatgaatatattcAGGACATTAAGTCCCCCtgaatggcaaaaaaaataatgtaaattaacaTGATACAAATTTGACATAAACACAACCCAttatcatatatgtatatatttaacatttatttaggtttaaatgtgtttgctaTAACAACACAATAAATAGATCCTAAGTGATATCACAGCAGTTTTGGATTCACGAGAAATAATACTCAGGGAGCATTCACAGTTACAACACAAGACAACAAAGCTCATTTTCACATGAAGCGATAACTGGTATGAGTGACTAGTATGGCAGGTATaacaacagtgatgtcacacatGCAGTCTTGCAGTATCGCACATTCATGCACTACAAGCCTGTATCGGATACACAAGATATAAATGAACTTTTCTTTTCCGTGTTAGTAGATCTGGATCTTTAGTTAGTGGCATACCAGAGTGCAAAAACAAACCCTCCCTTTTACATCCATTTTAAAGTAAAGCAGAGGCTGACCTGTGGTTGGACAGGAAGCTTCCCTCCTGTAGTGGTAATCAAATAACATTCAGTTTAAATTTGACATTGAAGCAATTCTTGATTACACTGGGCCACAACACAGCATTGACTGTCCATTAAACTTGTAGTGCAAAGTGATGTCATGTTAAACCTCTACTGGCTCtctgaacaaaaacaaccaaaacagatgaaaataaaaaaaagagataaaatcaTTCGGCGTGAGATATGAATTCAATACTGACAAACAGTCATCAATAGTGCTTATCGGGTCCAATCAGAAACAGAACCatttaacataacatttctataaaaatacaaccattaaaaaaaaaaacaaaaaaacccacaaccGAGCATTCTTTgtaaaaacagaatgaaaaaataaaattttaaaaataaaaaaagtctaaaatattttataaaatataatgcgCTCACAACaactgtgaaattaaaataGAACATATTTGGTCATTGCAAACCTGGTTTTACCGCTTGTTTTGGATTGTACGGGggaattaaaacataaaatgtagtTGTGAGGAAATGCAATGCATCATTCTCATTCAGGTCATCTAAAACCCTAAAAAATAAGAGAACAAGACACCGCTCAGAGGAAGTGCAAGACCTCCATTGTAAACAATTACAACCTTTCCCGCTCTGAAAGCTAATTTAATTTTGGAGGATCCCAAAAAAATCTCCCTGACAAACTACACAACCTTTAAGTATGAAATTCATTGAATcgtaaaaattaaataaaaaaagattccaAACTTCACTTTGTCTTCACATAAACCTGTACATTCCCAAATATACTAATTACATCATTAATTCTGCACAAATTAACCAAATGCATTATGGGATACCTTGTTCtttaatacacacataaaatCCTTTTTCAGGATAACCTCAACATAAGcatccttcttctctctctctctctctctcctcatgaGCTTATGGCAGTCTGCATGCTGGGGAAGCTGGAGGCGTTGACGGATGTCTAAGGCAGCTAATGAACTGAGAGCAACCACATTTTCTCACACTTCCACCTTTAAAGGAAGGAGGACCCAGACGTGAACTGGCCAACCTACCTGCAGGTCAAACCCCACCTAGAAACAGCCAACAGAAAACCCTTCTCTGTTTCCAGTCAACGTAACAACCGCACTCGCTTCTCTCACAGAACATTTAGCGTCAATGCCGGATGGCTAGGTTTGCCTCCGAGCGGTGCGTAATAGACTTGGGGGGGGTTTTGGAGCTGGGAGTGACTACAGGAGTAGCTGGGAGCAGGCGAGGCTACTCAAAGGTCCAGACCTCCACGCTGTGGATGTTGAAGTCCTGCTGGGCGGAGAGGGGCTGGTTGTTGAAGGTGGCGCACTTGTTGGTGGTTCCTCGGAACAGCTCAGCATCCAGCCACAGACCCAGCTGAccactgcagaggagagagggcaGATGGTTAGAGAGTTAGAAAACAGGTGGACAACACTTTAGCTAGTAATCTGCAGTGTAGCTGGTAGATGTTcttaccctcctcctcccatctgAAGAGAATCAGTGTTGCCCTTCACAAAGTAAGAATTCTCCCCCGTCCAGCGGTAAACCTAAAGATCGAGAGCAAGcaatgtttgatattatttgtGGAATAAAACTAAGTACCTAAACTGACTTCTTAAACTAACTTGATCCGAACCTTGATTTCAGGACAGAAGCTGAAGAGGAATGTCTCTCCGGTGCCGTAGCAGTGTTCGCTCACTCTGAAGGGATGAGTCGCGAAAGCCCCAAATATCTGTGATAAGAGTCGGATTCAGTTTAAGGATTAAAAGACTTTCAACAAATGATCGTGAACAGGAGTGAACTGTTTCAACTAGTAGTTAAAACCGTCATGTGAAGTTTTACAAATATATGAAATtaatctgttttctcttttactgCAGTGTAGAAAGTGTCGTCAATATCCaacattgtttagtttttttctaaatcatgcACACATGACAAAACTCCAAACCAAATACCCCAATGTGTTGCTCTGGGTAGTTTTGCTTCATGATGGGGTTGAGAATGTAGATGGATAATGCATCTTtatcagcataaaaaaaaaaaaaagctaatataATAAAGACCCAGCCCCGGAACTGGGACACACCAACAGACCTGTTTGAAAAATACTGTGTAGCTCCTGGTTTCTAAAGAGGAgattcatataaatatacattttaataaaataaacactaacTACACACGATTGCAGTTTAAATTAGTTTTGATGACAAGTGTGTCAATTAAATCTTATTATTACCTTCTAGGACATGAAAAGATGTCcattaaaaagggaaaatttgcagattttcaaCAACATCTCTATTTATCCGAGTTAGGGATATAGCGTGAAAGACACCTGCAATTGTTGCCAAAGTTCTCTGCGTGTTTGTGGTGCAGCTGCAAAATCTGTAGTTCATCCTGCATCCAGCACCGTCATTAGACGGGACAGAGATGTCGATGGTGGTAGGAAGAGCTACAGGCTGCTTTCTCAGCTGGATTTCTCTGGGAGGCCAGGAGGCGTGCTCTAGATACCGCTCATAAACAGAGCCATGTTCTTTTCCTTTGTATTGCAAATTAGTTATGATTCCAACAGCAAAAATGGCATCCCGAAATATGAGTACAGAGGATGTTATGGACGAGGATTTTTACAGtgtacattttacagtgttttatcTTGATATTCAAACCAGACTATACTGCTGAAGAAATGCAGCGGAGACAGTCTGTCGCTTCTTactataaattaaaatgttactcCTCACTTGGACGGAGGTGTGCTGGAGGCCTCCTTCAGGACCATGAAGAAAAGACAACCAGTACCAGTAGGGCCGAGAGGGCAGATTACCATTGAGCGAGTAGTTTTTGTAGTTAATGTAAACCCTTATGTTGAGTTGCCTCTCAGCAAAATGCTGAACGAATTTGAgttgggcttttattttgattgtgAAGCTGTAATGCGCGGCCATTGacaatgtgtaaaataataaagagtTGTTTCTGTCTTGATTAACGCTGGTTTGGACTAGGCCCGACTCAGCCACGCTATGTTCTTGTTTGGCATCAGGTGCTCGCACttaatgcatcctggtacatgtatACACGCCTCAGCGAGCAGGAGAACTCAGTTAACCTTAACTTATAATAACACAGTGACCGGCTCGACACACGGCAGGAGAATGAAGTCCCAGTGCAAATAACCTAAACTAATCTAGTCGTTCTAGGTGAATGATAATCGTTCAGGAGACAACTATTAAATAATGGATTTAAATAGTCCTTAAAACTACGGAAATAgtagaaataatgaaaatgccattttttttgttattgttttttcaaaatgaaaatcaaattaGGAAGTGTATATCATTGTTGCCAAGTGGTTGTGTTGTCATTCAGTTCTTAAAGGGGAAAAATAACTTCTCAATATCACTTCTTTGCATTTGTTAGAAAACCTGCGTATCAAGCCgatgaacaaaaacatgatgatcGGTGACCATGTCCTCAGACTGCTATTCACCTACAGGATCATCAGCCAGtcatttacatacagtacattccTTCGGACCGTTATCTACCTGGTTATCCATATCTTTGATGACCAGCAGCACGGGACTGTCCACGTCTGCCAGGCTCCTGTACAGAGTCTTCAGGCTGGTCCCGTGCTTCACAGTGCTGTAGGCCAGCCTCCAGGGGTACATCTGCACACGGGCCGGCAAGCGACAGGCAAGCTGGAGGGCGAACACATCATCAGAGTATGAGGCTTAACCGTTCAGCATGTTGCACGTTTCTGCCACAAAGTTCTTCGTCAGTAACTGGATttttctttgt
This window of the Anoplopoma fimbria isolate UVic2021 breed Golden Eagle Sablefish chromosome 18, Afim_UVic_2022, whole genome shotgun sequence genome carries:
- the LOC129107393 gene encoding adenosine 5'-monophosphoramidase HINT3-like, which produces MGTQDASGREDCPFCQIADNQTDTDVQLSDDELLCFRDIQPGAAHHYLVVPRTHIDNCKCLQEDHIPLVERMVEMGWSVLKKNKVSNMDDVRMGFHIPPFSSVPHLHLHALAPASEMTIKSQLRYGPQTHWFITVDKVLSQLKTRGKVK
- the LOC129107365 gene encoding adenosine 5'-monophosphoramidase HINT3-like; translated protein: MAELNSKSRTETVESCIFCSIANEQDQMTEVIKKNEELVCFRDIVPAAPHHYLVVSKEHISSCFSLQRRHVDLVERMAEMGKAVLHDQGITNMKDIRMGFHQPPYTSVKHLHLHVLAPASKIYKILEYKFIPASDRKNV